From a region of the Enterobacter sp. JBIWA008 genome:
- the proY gene encoding proline-specific permease ProY, whose translation MESTNKLKRGLSTRHIRFMALGSAIGTGLFYGSADAIKMAGPSVLLAYIIGGVAAYIIMRALGEMSVHNPSASSFSRYAQENLGPLAGFITGWTYCFEILIVAIADVTAFGIYMGVWFPAVPHWIWVLSVVLIICAVNLMSVKVFGELEFWFSFFKVATIIIMIVAGFGIIIWGIGNGGQPTGIHNLWSNGGFFSNGWLGMVMSLQMVMFAYGGIEIIGITAGEAKDPEKSIPRAINSVPMRILVFYVGTLFVIMSIYPWNQVGTNGSPFVLTFQHMGIAFAASILNFVVLTASLSAINSDVFGVGRMLHGMAEQGSAPKVFAKTSRRGTPWVTVVVMTVALLFSVYLNYIMPENVFLVIASLATFATVWVWIMILLSQIAFRRRLSPDEAKALKFKVPGGVATTVVGLIFLVFIIGLIGYHPDTRISLYVGCAWIVLLLVGWVFKCRRDRQLAEAQ comes from the coding sequence ATGGAAAGCACTAACAAACTTAAACGTGGATTGAGCACGCGCCACATCCGCTTTATGGCGCTGGGCTCTGCTATCGGCACCGGTCTTTTTTATGGCTCGGCAGATGCCATCAAAATGGCCGGTCCCAGCGTTCTGCTTGCGTACATCATCGGCGGCGTGGCGGCGTATATCATCATGCGCGCCCTTGGCGAAATGTCGGTTCACAACCCGTCCGCCAGCTCATTCTCCCGCTACGCGCAGGAAAACCTTGGCCCGCTGGCCGGGTTTATCACCGGCTGGACCTACTGCTTTGAAATCCTGATTGTGGCGATTGCCGACGTGACGGCGTTTGGCATCTATATGGGCGTCTGGTTCCCGGCGGTGCCGCACTGGATTTGGGTGCTGAGCGTTGTGCTGATCATTTGCGCCGTCAACCTGATGAGCGTGAAGGTGTTCGGCGAGCTGGAGTTCTGGTTCTCCTTCTTCAAGGTCGCGACCATCATCATCATGATCGTGGCCGGTTTCGGCATCATCATCTGGGGAATCGGCAACGGCGGGCAGCCGACCGGTATCCATAACCTCTGGAGCAACGGTGGCTTCTTCAGCAACGGCTGGCTCGGGATGGTCATGTCGCTGCAGATGGTGATGTTCGCCTACGGCGGCATTGAGATTATCGGTATCACCGCCGGGGAAGCAAAAGATCCGGAGAAGTCCATTCCGCGCGCCATCAACTCGGTGCCGATGCGTATTCTGGTGTTCTACGTGGGTACGCTGTTCGTGATTATGTCCATCTACCCATGGAATCAGGTGGGTACCAACGGTAGCCCGTTTGTTCTGACCTTCCAGCATATGGGGATTGCTTTTGCGGCCAGCATTCTTAACTTTGTGGTGCTGACCGCGTCGCTTTCCGCGATCAACAGTGACGTCTTTGGCGTGGGCCGTATGCTGCACGGCATGGCGGAGCAGGGCAGCGCGCCGAAGGTGTTCGCCAAAACCTCACGCCGCGGCACGCCGTGGGTGACCGTCGTGGTGATGACCGTGGCGCTGCTGTTCTCGGTTTATCTGAACTACATCATGCCGGAGAACGTCTTCCTGGTGATCGCGTCTCTGGCGACCTTCGCGACGGTGTGGGTGTGGATTATGATCCTGCTGTCGCAGATTGCCTTCCGCCGTCGTCTGTCGCCGGATGAGGCGAAAGCGCTGAAGTTCAAAGTACCGGGCGGCGTTGCGACGACCGTCGTCGGGCTGATCTTCCTGGTGTTTATCATTGGCCTGATTGGCTACCATCCGGACACCCGCATTTCCCTTTACGTGGGCTGCGCGTGGATCGTCCTGCTGCTGGTGGGCTGGGTGTTTAAATGCCGCCGCGACCGTCAGCTGGCGGAAGCACAGTAA
- the brnQ gene encoding branched-chain amino acid transporter carrier protein BrnQ gives MTHHLKSRDIIALGFMTFALFVGAGNIIFPPMVGLQAGEHVWTAAFGFLITAVGLPVLTVIALAKVGGGVDSLSTPIGKVAGVLLATVCYLAVGPLFATPRTATVSFEVGIAPLTGDGAMPLFIYSLIYFAIVILVSLYPGKLLDTVGNFLAPLKIVALIVLAVAAVVWPAGPISDAMDAYKNAAFSNGFVNGYLTMDTLGAMVFGIVIVNAARSRGVTEARLLTRYTIWAGLMAGVGLTLLYLALFRLGSDSAMLVDQNANGAAILHAYVQHTFGGAGSMLLASLIFLACLVTAVGLTCACAEFFAQYLPLSYRTLVFILGIFSMAVSNLGLSHLIQVSIPVLTAIYPPCIVLVVLSFTRPWWNNSSRIIAPAMFISLIFGILDGIKASAFAHILPAWTQRLPLSEQGLAWLMPTVVALVLAIIWDRAAGRQVASNAH, from the coding sequence ATGACCCATCACTTAAAATCGCGTGACATCATCGCGCTGGGCTTTATGACATTTGCGCTGTTCGTTGGCGCAGGCAACATCATTTTCCCTCCAATGGTTGGCTTACAGGCGGGAGAACACGTCTGGACCGCCGCGTTTGGTTTCCTGATTACTGCCGTAGGTCTGCCGGTTCTGACCGTCATCGCGCTGGCGAAAGTCGGCGGCGGTGTGGATAGCCTCAGCACCCCGATTGGTAAAGTGGCGGGCGTTCTGCTGGCAACCGTCTGCTATCTTGCCGTTGGTCCGCTGTTTGCGACCCCGCGTACGGCAACCGTGTCCTTCGAAGTGGGTATTGCTCCCCTGACCGGTGACGGTGCGATGCCGCTGTTTATCTACAGCCTGATTTACTTCGCGATCGTGATTCTGGTTTCCCTCTATCCGGGTAAGCTGCTGGATACCGTGGGTAACTTCCTGGCTCCGCTGAAAATTGTGGCGCTTATTGTTCTGGCTGTAGCTGCCGTCGTGTGGCCCGCTGGCCCGATTAGCGACGCGATGGACGCCTATAAAAACGCCGCATTCTCTAACGGCTTTGTGAACGGCTATCTGACGATGGATACGCTGGGCGCTATGGTATTTGGTATCGTTATCGTTAACGCCGCGCGCTCCCGCGGTGTGACCGAAGCGCGTCTGCTGACACGCTATACCATCTGGGCTGGTCTGATGGCCGGTGTGGGGCTGACGCTGCTGTATCTGGCGCTGTTCCGCCTGGGCTCCGACAGCGCCATGCTGGTCGATCAGAACGCCAACGGTGCGGCTATCCTGCACGCCTACGTTCAGCACACCTTCGGCGGTGCGGGGAGTATGCTGCTGGCGTCGCTCATCTTCCTGGCCTGTCTGGTAACCGCGGTTGGCCTGACCTGCGCCTGCGCAGAGTTTTTTGCACAGTATCTGCCGCTCTCTTACCGCACGCTGGTGTTTATCCTCGGCATCTTCTCCATGGCGGTGTCCAACCTCGGTTTGAGTCACCTGATTCAGGTCTCTATTCCGGTGCTGACGGCGATTTACCCGCCGTGTATCGTGCTGGTGGTGCTGAGCTTTACTCGCCCGTGGTGGAACAACTCTTCACGAATTATTGCGCCAGCCATGTTTATCAGCCTGATTTTTGGTATCCTTGACGGGATTAAAGCATCAGCTTTCGCACACATACTGCCAGCATGGACACAGCGTCTGCCGCTGTCCGAGCAGGGGCTGGCCTGGCTGATGCCTACCGTTGTTGCACTGGTTCTGGCCATTATCTGGGACCGTGCTGCAGGGCGTCAGGTTGCATCGAACGCTCATTAA
- the malZ gene encoding maltodextrin glucosidase: MLNAWHLPVAPFVKQNKDNLVITLWLAGENQPERVTLRAEIDNEETGLKMHKLRSQPQPGITAWRANIDLRSGQPRRRYSFKLLWNNRQLWFTPQGFSRFPPARLEQFAVDYPDNGPQWVNDQVFYQIFPDRFARSEKRTADQDKIYHHHAAGHDIILKEWDEPLTAQAGGSTFYGGDLDGISEKLPYLKKLGVTALYLNPVFKAPSVHKYDTEDYRHVDAQFGGDEALLRLRKNTQNEGMRLILDGVFNHSGDSHAWFDRHNQSMGGACHNPDSPQRDWYSFNEEGRALDWLGYASLPKLDFQSPTLVNEIYGGEDSIVRHWLKAPWNMDGWRLDVVHMLGEAGGARNNLQHVAGIARSAKAARPEAFVFGEHFGDARQWLQNDAEDAAMNYRGFTFPLWGFLANTDISYDPNHIDAETCIAWMENYRAGLSHQQQLRMFNQLDSHDTARFKSLLGKDVARMPLAVTWLFTWPGVPCIYYGDEVGLDGNNDPFCRKTFPWESAKQDRVLLSLYQRLAKLRKQSLALRYGGCQVVYAHDNVVVFARVYNQQRVLVAINRGEACEVVLDDSPLLKVAMWKNKEGKATIQDGVLALPAISATIWSGS, from the coding sequence ATGTTAAACGCCTGGCACCTTCCGGTTGCCCCATTTGTTAAGCAAAACAAAGACAACCTTGTGATTACGCTCTGGCTGGCGGGTGAAAATCAGCCTGAACGCGTGACGCTCCGCGCCGAAATCGATAACGAAGAGACTGGGCTGAAAATGCACAAGCTGCGCAGCCAGCCGCAGCCGGGGATCACCGCCTGGCGGGCGAATATCGACCTGCGTAGCGGACAGCCGCGCCGCCGCTACAGCTTTAAGCTTTTGTGGAACAACCGTCAGCTGTGGTTTACCCCGCAGGGGTTTAGCCGTTTCCCGCCCGCCCGGCTGGAGCAGTTTGCTGTGGATTACCCGGATAACGGCCCGCAGTGGGTTAACGACCAGGTCTTTTACCAGATTTTCCCGGACCGTTTTGCGCGCAGCGAAAAACGCACTGCCGACCAGGACAAGATTTATCACCACCATGCGGCGGGCCACGACATTATCCTGAAAGAGTGGGACGAACCGTTAACCGCTCAGGCTGGTGGATCCACTTTTTACGGCGGCGATCTCGACGGCATCAGCGAAAAGCTGCCCTACCTGAAAAAGCTCGGCGTGACGGCGCTGTATCTCAACCCGGTATTTAAAGCCCCGAGCGTGCACAAATACGATACCGAAGATTATCGCCACGTTGACGCGCAGTTTGGCGGTGACGAGGCGCTGCTGCGCCTGCGTAAGAACACCCAAAACGAAGGCATGCGCCTTATTCTGGACGGCGTGTTCAACCACAGCGGAGATTCGCACGCCTGGTTTGACCGTCATAACCAGTCGATGGGCGGGGCATGCCATAACCCGGATTCGCCGCAGCGCGACTGGTACAGCTTTAACGAGGAGGGCCGTGCGCTGGACTGGCTGGGCTACGCGAGCCTGCCGAAGCTGGATTTCCAGTCGCCAACGCTCGTGAATGAAATCTACGGCGGCGAAGACAGCATCGTCCGCCACTGGTTGAAAGCGCCGTGGAATATGGACGGCTGGCGTCTGGACGTAGTGCATATGCTCGGCGAAGCGGGCGGGGCGCGGAATAACCTTCAGCACGTCGCCGGGATCGCGCGCTCGGCAAAAGCGGCCCGGCCGGAGGCGTTCGTGTTTGGCGAGCACTTTGGCGACGCGCGCCAGTGGCTGCAGAACGATGCGGAAGATGCGGCGATGAACTATCGTGGCTTTACCTTCCCGCTGTGGGGATTCCTCGCTAACACCGATATCTCCTACGATCCGAATCATATCGACGCTGAAACCTGCATAGCGTGGATGGAGAACTATCGCGCCGGTCTGTCTCATCAGCAGCAGCTGCGGATGTTCAACCAGCTCGATAGCCACGATACCGCCCGCTTTAAATCCCTGCTCGGCAAGGATGTGGCGCGTATGCCGTTGGCGGTGACCTGGCTCTTCACCTGGCCGGGCGTGCCGTGCATCTATTATGGAGACGAAGTGGGGCTGGACGGCAATAACGATCCGTTCTGCCGCAAAACCTTCCCGTGGGAGTCAGCGAAACAGGACAGGGTGCTGTTGAGCCTGTATCAGCGGCTGGCGAAGCTGCGTAAGCAGAGTCTCGCCCTTCGCTACGGCGGCTGTCAGGTGGTGTACGCCCACGATAACGTGGTGGTGTTTGCTCGCGTTTATAACCAGCAACGCGTGCTGGTGGCGATTAATCGGGGCGAAGCCTGCGAAGTGGTGCTGGATGATTCACCGCTGCTGAAGGTGGCTATGTGGAAGAATAAAGAGGGCAAGGCGACGATACAGGACGGCGTGCTGGCGCTGCCTGCGATATCCGCGACGATCTGGTCCGGCAGCTAA